Proteins encoded together in one Flavobacterium keumense window:
- the rpmB gene encoding 50S ribosomal protein L28 has product MSRVCDLTGKRAMVGNNVSHAMNKTKRKFSVNLVKKRFYLPEEDRWITLRVAASTIKTINKNGIAAVLKKAQAEGFIK; this is encoded by the coding sequence ATGTCAAGAGTTTGTGACCTTACAGGTAAAAGAGCGATGGTAGGAAATAACGTTTCTCACGCTATGAACAAAACTAAGAGAAAGTTTTCTGTGAACTTAGTTAAAAAGCGTTTTTATCTTCCAGAAGAAGATAGATGGATTACTCTTAGAGTAGCAGCATCTACGATAAAAACAATTAATAAAAATGGAATTGCTGCTGTTTTGAAAAAAGCACAAGCAGAAGGGTTTATTAAATAA
- a CDS encoding ABC transporter ATP-binding protein, whose amino-acid sequence MAKPLIKITDIKRDFVLGNEIVYVLKGINLEIKKGEYVALMGPSGSGKSTLMNILGCLDTPTSGTYILNGKDVSQMKDDELAEIRNKEIGFVFQTFNLLPRTTALDNVALPMIYAGYSKSERNERATEVLKQVNLENRMDHQPNQLSGGQRQRVAVARALVNKPSIILADEPTGNLDSKTSVEIMKLFGDIHASGNTVILVTHEEEIAAYANRVIRLRDGLIESDTSK is encoded by the coding sequence ATGGCAAAACCATTAATAAAAATAACGGATATCAAACGTGATTTTGTTCTAGGGAACGAAATAGTTTATGTCCTAAAAGGTATTAATTTAGAAATCAAAAAAGGAGAATATGTTGCATTAATGGGGCCTTCAGGCTCAGGAAAATCAACATTAATGAATATCTTAGGATGCTTGGACACTCCTACTTCTGGGACCTACATTTTGAACGGAAAAGATGTGAGCCAAATGAAAGACGATGAATTGGCCGAAATTCGCAACAAAGAAATCGGTTTTGTTTTTCAAACATTCAACCTTTTACCAAGAACTACCGCTTTAGACAACGTAGCTTTACCGATGATTTATGCAGGATATTCTAAATCTGAAAGAAATGAAAGAGCTACTGAAGTCTTGAAACAAGTGAATCTCGAAAACCGAATGGATCACCAACCCAACCAACTTTCGGGAGGACAACGCCAACGTGTAGCTGTAGCAAGAGCTTTGGTTAACAAGCCCTCAATCATTTTAGCCGATGAGCCAACCGGAAATTTAGATAGTAAAACATCGGTCGAAATTATGAAGCTGTTTGGCGACATTCACGCCAGTGGAAATACCGTTATATTAGTAACACACGAAGAAGAAATCGCTGCGTATGCTAATCGTGTTATTCGCTTGAGAGACGGATTGATTGAAAGTGACACCTCTAAATAA
- a CDS encoding ABC-F family ATP-binding cassette domain-containing protein, translating into MNYLSVENISKSFGERTLFENISFGINKDQKIAFIAKNGSGKTCIMKIINGEDEPDSGQVVVRKEIKMAFLSQDHNLQDELTIEESIFASDNEILKVIEQYEKALEHPEDEEAYQKAFDKMDLFNAWDFETQYKQILFKLKLEDFKLKVKNLSGGQKKRLSLAIILINRPDLLILDEPTNHLDLEMIEWLESYFAKENITLFMVTHDRFFLERVCNEIIELDNGKLYQYKGNYSYYLEKKEERIASENASVDKAQNLFVKELEWMRRQPKARTTKSKSRQDDFYIIKEKAQSRRRENKVELEINMERMGSKIIELHKISKKFKDHVILDNFSFDFQRGERIGIIGKNGTGKSTFLNLLTGTLPLDSGKVIKGDTIKIGYYTQSGINPKPGQKVIDIIKEYGEYIPLAKGKIISAGQLLERFLFDRKKQHDYVEKLSGGELKRLYLCTVLIQNPNFLILDEPTNDLDIVTLNVLENFLLSYPGCLMVVSHDRYFMDKIVDHLFVFRGNGLIEDFPGNYSDFRAYEDSADVAQKEENKAEKKDWKQNNPTGNLSFNEQKEYQKIEKEIKELEIQKAAIEQLFSDGKVTDDAIEKKAKELEEIIQKIETKEERWFELSAKIES; encoded by the coding sequence GTGAACTATTTATCAGTCGAAAATATCTCTAAATCTTTTGGAGAACGCACCCTTTTTGAAAACATTTCTTTTGGTATCAACAAAGACCAAAAAATTGCCTTCATTGCCAAAAACGGTTCTGGAAAAACCTGTATTATGAAAATAATCAATGGCGAAGACGAACCCGATTCTGGACAAGTAGTTGTTCGAAAAGAAATCAAAATGGCGTTTTTATCACAAGACCATAATTTGCAAGACGAATTGACCATTGAGGAAAGTATTTTTGCTTCGGATAACGAAATTTTGAAAGTAATTGAGCAATACGAAAAAGCCTTAGAACATCCAGAAGACGAAGAAGCCTACCAAAAAGCGTTTGATAAAATGGATCTATTTAACGCTTGGGATTTTGAAACCCAATACAAACAAATTCTTTTCAAACTAAAATTAGAAGACTTCAAACTGAAAGTAAAAAATCTTTCGGGAGGGCAGAAAAAGCGTTTATCATTAGCTATCATTCTAATTAATCGGCCCGATTTATTGATTCTAGACGAGCCAACCAACCATTTGGATTTAGAAATGATTGAATGGTTAGAAAGCTATTTTGCCAAAGAAAACATTACCTTATTTATGGTGACACACGACCGTTTCTTTTTAGAACGTGTTTGTAACGAAATTATTGAATTAGATAATGGAAAATTGTACCAATACAAAGGCAATTACTCCTATTATTTAGAAAAAAAAGAAGAACGTATTGCTTCTGAAAATGCCAGCGTAGACAAAGCCCAAAATCTATTTGTAAAAGAACTAGAATGGATGCGCCGTCAACCAAAAGCAAGAACTACCAAATCCAAATCACGCCAAGACGATTTTTATATCATCAAAGAAAAAGCCCAAAGCAGAAGACGTGAAAACAAGGTAGAGCTTGAAATCAATATGGAGCGCATGGGTAGTAAAATCATTGAACTGCATAAGATTTCTAAAAAATTCAAAGATCATGTCATTTTAGATAATTTTAGTTTTGATTTTCAACGTGGCGAACGTATCGGAATCATTGGTAAAAACGGAACTGGGAAATCCACTTTTCTAAATCTATTGACAGGCACTTTGCCTTTGGACAGTGGGAAAGTAATTAAAGGCGACACCATCAAAATAGGCTATTATACCCAAAGCGGTATTAATCCTAAACCAGGGCAAAAAGTAATTGACATCATCAAAGAATACGGCGAATACATTCCGCTAGCTAAAGGGAAAATTATTTCGGCAGGACAATTATTAGAACGCTTCCTTTTTGACCGTAAAAAACAGCACGATTACGTAGAAAAATTGAGTGGTGGCGAACTAAAACGTTTGTATTTATGTACCGTTTTAATTCAAAATCCGAACTTTTTGATTTTGGACGAACCTACCAACGACTTGGATATTGTTACTCTAAATGTCTTGGAAAATTTCCTTTTAAGCTATCCTGGTTGTTTGATGGTTGTGTCTCACGACAGATATTTTATGGATAAAATCGTAGACCATTTATTTGTTTTTAGAGGCAATGGTTTAATAGAGGATTTTCCGGGTAATTATTCTGATTTTAGAGCCTATGAAGACAGTGCTGATGTAGCTCAAAAAGAAGAAAACAAAGCCGAGAAGAAAGATTGGAAACAAAATAATCCAACTGGTAATTTGAGCTTTAACGAGCAAAAAGAATATCAAAAAATCGAGAAAGAAATTAAAGAGTTAGAAATTCAAAAAGCGGCTATCGAACAGTTATTTTCTGATGGAAAAGTTACTGATGATGCCATTGAGAAAAAAGCCAAAGAATTAGAAGAAATCATTCAAAAAATAGAAACAAAAGAAGAACGTTGGTTTGAACTTTCTGCCAAAATAGAATCGTAA
- the rpmG gene encoding 50S ribosomal protein L33, with the protein MAKKGNRIQVILECTEHKATGIAGTSRYITTKNKKNTPDRLEIKKFNPILKRVTVHKEIK; encoded by the coding sequence ATGGCAAAGAAAGGTAACAGAATCCAAGTAATTTTAGAATGTACTGAGCATAAAGCAACAGGTATTGCAGGTACTTCAAGATATATTACAACTAAGAACAAAAAAAACACTCCAGATAGATTAGAGATTAAAAAATTCAATCCAATCTTGAAAAGAGTAACAGTTCATAAAGAAATTAAATAA
- a CDS encoding fumarylacetoacetate hydrolase family protein, producing MKIICIGRNYTNHIAELQNERPSEPVIFMKPDSAVVLKQHPFVLPEFSNEVHHEIELVVKINKVGKYIEPKFAHKYYDEISVGIDFTARDVQDQLKAKGLPWEKAKAFDGSAVIGEFVSKEQFTSLDDVNFELLKNGQVAQKGNSSLMLWKIDELIAYVSQFFTLKIGDIIFTGTPEGVAPVHPNDILEGYLEGQQLFRIQVK from the coding sequence ATGAAAATAATTTGTATCGGTAGAAATTATACCAATCATATAGCCGAATTGCAGAACGAGCGCCCTTCGGAACCAGTGATTTTTATGAAACCGGATTCGGCAGTGGTGTTAAAACAACATCCGTTTGTGCTTCCGGAATTTTCAAATGAGGTACATCACGAAATTGAATTAGTGGTAAAAATCAATAAAGTAGGGAAGTATATCGAACCCAAATTTGCACATAAATATTATGACGAAATTAGTGTTGGGATTGATTTTACTGCTCGTGATGTACAAGACCAATTGAAAGCCAAAGGATTGCCTTGGGAAAAAGCCAAAGCCTTTGATGGTTCAGCGGTAATAGGTGAATTTGTTTCTAAAGAACAATTTACTTCTTTAGACGATGTCAATTTTGAATTACTTAAAAATGGCCAAGTGGCTCAAAAAGGGAATTCGAGTTTGATGTTGTGGAAAATAGACGAGTTAATCGCTTATGTGTCACAGTTTTTTACTTTGAAAATAGGTGATATTATTTTTACAGGTACACCAGAAGGTGTTGCACCAGTTCATCCCAATGATATTTTGGAAGGGTATTTAGAAGGGCAACAATTATTTAGAATACAAGTAAAATAA
- a CDS encoding cob(I)yrinic acid a,c-diamide adenosyltransferase — MKIYTKTGDGGITALFGGKKVPKDHDRIESYGTVDELNSYIGLIRDQDINPHYKNILIEVQDRLFTVGAILATPPEKEVLKNGELRLQKLGIIDSDIEFLENEIDSMQESLPPMTHFILPGGHPTVSHCHIARCICRRAERLTVHLSHNEPVSEIAIRYLNRLSDYLFVLARKLSQDLNAEEIQWIPRK; from the coding sequence ATGAAGATATACACTAAAACAGGAGATGGAGGGATTACAGCTCTTTTTGGAGGAAAAAAAGTTCCAAAAGACCACGATAGAATTGAAAGCTACGGAACGGTTGACGAATTAAACTCCTACATTGGTTTAATTAGAGACCAAGACATTAATCCGCATTACAAAAACATTCTTATCGAAGTACAAGACCGACTATTTACTGTAGGTGCTATCTTAGCTACTCCACCAGAAAAAGAAGTGCTCAAAAATGGAGAACTACGTTTACAAAAATTGGGCATAATTGATTCGGATATTGAATTTTTAGAAAACGAAATTGACAGTATGCAAGAATCGCTTCCGCCAATGACTCATTTTATTTTGCCTGGCGGACATCCCACTGTGTCACATTGTCATATTGCAAGATGTATTTGCCGTAGAGCAGAGCGTCTTACAGTACATCTAAGCCATAACGAACCCGTTTCAGAAATTGCAATACGTTATTTAAACCGTCTTTCTGACTATCTTTTTGTATTGGCACGAAAGTTGTCTCAAGATTTAAACGCTGAGGAAATTCAATGGATTCCTAGAAAATAG
- a CDS encoding dihydrolipoamide acetyltransferase family protein — translation MARFELKLPKMGESVAEATITNWLKQVGDKIEADDAVLEIATDKVDSEVPSEVSGVLVEQLFAKDDLVQVGQTIAIIETDATAESTPAPVESVTIPVAVAEIEKSVEVAQAIVTPAVDFKGTEKFLSPLVKNIAKEEGVSVAELESIQGSGKEGRVTKEDILSYVAGRQKSPVANSSVSTPTIVPNTQAVPVSVNGEDEIVEMDRMRKLISGYMTASLQTSAHVQSFVEVDVTHIVKWRDKVKSTFEKREGEKLTFTPIFMQAVAKALKDFPGMNISVDGNFIIKKKNINLGMATALPNGNLIVPVIKNADQLNLVGMAKAVNDLGNRAKNGKLKPDDTQGGTYTVTNIGSFGSVFGTPIINQPEVGILALGAIRKVPAVIETPEGDFIGIRQKMFLTHSYDHRVVDGALGGMFVKRVADYLESFDVDTDI, via the coding sequence ATGGCAAGATTTGAATTGAAACTTCCAAAAATGGGAGAAAGTGTGGCCGAGGCAACAATTACCAATTGGTTAAAACAAGTTGGTGACAAAATTGAAGCTGATGATGCTGTGCTTGAAATTGCTACAGATAAAGTAGATAGCGAAGTGCCAAGTGAAGTTTCGGGTGTTTTGGTAGAACAATTATTTGCTAAAGATGATTTGGTTCAAGTAGGGCAAACCATCGCCATTATTGAAACCGATGCGACTGCTGAGTCTACTCCTGCACCTGTAGAAAGCGTGACAATTCCTGTGGCTGTTGCTGAAATCGAAAAATCGGTAGAAGTAGCTCAAGCTATTGTGACTCCAGCGGTAGATTTTAAAGGGACAGAAAAATTCCTTTCTCCATTGGTAAAAAATATTGCGAAAGAAGAAGGTGTTTCTGTAGCCGAATTAGAAAGTATTCAAGGTTCTGGAAAAGAAGGTCGAGTGACCAAAGAAGATATTTTATCCTATGTAGCTGGAAGACAAAAATCACCAGTTGCTAATTCGTCTGTTTCAACTCCAACCATCGTTCCAAATACGCAAGCGGTACCTGTATCGGTTAATGGTGAAGATGAAATTGTAGAGATGGACAGAATGCGCAAGTTGATTTCGGGGTATATGACAGCTTCCTTGCAAACTTCGGCACACGTGCAGTCTTTCGTAGAAGTAGATGTGACTCATATTGTAAAATGGAGAGATAAAGTAAAATCGACTTTCGAAAAGAGAGAAGGAGAGAAATTGACTTTTACACCTATTTTTATGCAAGCAGTGGCGAAGGCTTTGAAAGATTTTCCAGGAATGAATATTTCGGTAGATGGAAATTTCATCATTAAAAAGAAAAATATCAATTTAGGAATGGCCACGGCTTTGCCTAATGGGAATTTAATTGTTCCTGTGATTAAAAATGCAGACCAGTTGAACTTGGTAGGTATGGCAAAAGCGGTAAATGATTTAGGTAATCGCGCTAAAAACGGAAAATTAAAACCAGACGATACACAAGGTGGTACCTATACGGTAACTAATATAGGTTCTTTTGGTAGTGTTTTTGGTACGCCAATTATCAATCAACCCGAAGTAGGAATTTTAGCTTTAGGAGCAATTCGCAAAGTGCCTGCGGTAATTGAAACTCCTGAAGGCGATTTTATTGGCATTCGCCAAAAAATGTTTTTAACTCATAGCTATGATCATCGAGTAGTGGATGGCGCTTTAGGCGGAATGTTTGTAAAACGTGTTGCTGATTATTTAGAATCCTTTGATGTAGATACAGATATTTAA
- a CDS encoding CinA family nicotinamide mononucleotide deamidase-related protein translates to MKAAIVTIGDEILIGQIVDTNSGFIAKSLDKIGIETHEMLSISDDRQHILDTFALLQNKVEVVVITGGLGPTKDDITKHTFCEYFEDTLVRNAEVENHVIDLIERALGRVASQINKDQALVPSKCTVLYNQVGTAPGMWIKKENTVFISLPGVPYEMKYLIENQVIPKLVREYQRPYIVHKTILTYGQGESHVAERIEDWENQLPQCIKLAYLPSPGRVRLRLTARGEDKEQLEEAIATNVKSLDAIIHDIIVGFEEDATIEVVLGKMLKENGKTIATAESCTGGKIAQLVASVPGASAYFKGSVVAYATEVKSKVLGISDAFIAEHSVVSKEVASAMALSVQKMMQTDYAIATTGNAGPTKGDGDAEVGTVCIALATPNSVLVEEFNFGQPREKVIDRAVIKSLEMLQKEILKNLS, encoded by the coding sequence ATGAAAGCAGCAATAGTTACTATTGGAGATGAGATTTTAATCGGTCAAATCGTTGATACGAATTCAGGATTTATAGCCAAATCGTTGGATAAAATTGGAATTGAAACTCATGAAATGCTTTCTATTTCAGATGATAGGCAACATATTTTAGATACATTTGCTTTACTTCAAAATAAAGTAGAAGTGGTGGTTATTACAGGAGGGTTAGGTCCAACAAAAGACGATATTACCAAACATACCTTTTGCGAATATTTTGAAGATACTTTAGTTCGAAATGCTGAAGTTGAAAATCATGTAATTGATTTGATAGAACGTGCTTTAGGTCGAGTAGCTTCTCAAATTAATAAAGACCAAGCTTTAGTTCCTTCAAAATGTACGGTGTTGTATAACCAAGTTGGTACAGCGCCAGGAATGTGGATTAAGAAAGAGAATACGGTTTTTATTTCCTTACCGGGCGTACCTTATGAAATGAAATATTTGATAGAAAATCAAGTCATTCCTAAATTGGTTCGCGAATACCAACGTCCTTATATAGTACATAAAACGATTTTGACGTATGGTCAAGGTGAAAGTCATGTGGCAGAACGAATCGAAGATTGGGAAAATCAATTACCCCAATGCATTAAGTTGGCCTATTTGCCAAGTCCGGGGCGAGTGCGTTTGCGTTTGACAGCTAGAGGAGAAGATAAAGAACAATTAGAAGAAGCAATTGCTACAAACGTGAAATCACTGGATGCCATTATTCATGATATAATTGTAGGATTTGAAGAAGATGCGACTATAGAAGTTGTTTTGGGTAAAATGTTAAAAGAGAATGGCAAAACTATAGCCACGGCAGAAAGCTGTACAGGCGGAAAAATAGCTCAACTAGTTGCTTCTGTTCCGGGTGCTTCAGCATATTTTAAAGGAAGTGTAGTGGCATATGCTACCGAGGTGAAGTCAAAAGTGCTAGGGATTTCAGATGCATTTATAGCGGAACATTCGGTGGTGAGTAAAGAAGTTGCTTCAGCAATGGCTTTGAGTGTGCAGAAAATGATGCAAACGGATTATGCTATCGCAACGACAGGAAATGCGGGGCCAACAAAAGGAGATGGTGATGCCGAAGTGGGAACTGTGTGTATTGCTTTGGCAACTCCAAATAGTGTGCTTGTTGAAGAATTTAATTTTGGTCAACCCCGTGAAAAAGTGATAGATAGAGCAGTGATTAAGAGTTTGGAAATGCTGCAAAAAGAAATTTTAAAAAATCTGTCTTAA
- a CDS encoding Hpt domain-containing protein, translating to MALHYNLSKVYALSDNDTEFVNQILVLFVNEVPKDLLEIKAGIKSKSHKQVYAYAHKIKPTLDLMGMHIAFEELVLIEAWAKAEGKTKSIKETYKSVKSQVKDAIKEIKKDFNL from the coding sequence ATGGCACTACACTACAATCTTTCGAAAGTATACGCGCTATCCGATAACGATACTGAATTTGTAAATCAAATATTGGTTTTATTTGTCAATGAAGTTCCGAAAGATTTATTGGAAATCAAAGCTGGAATCAAGTCGAAATCACACAAGCAAGTGTATGCTTATGCACACAAAATAAAACCTACTCTTGATTTAATGGGAATGCATATTGCTTTTGAAGAGTTGGTCTTGATTGAGGCTTGGGCAAAAGCCGAAGGAAAAACAAAGAGCATTAAAGAAACCTACAAAAGTGTGAAATCGCAGGTCAAGGATGCTATTAAGGAGATTAAGAAAGATTTTAATTTGTAA
- a CDS encoding DUF2795 domain-containing protein — MYWTLELASYLSDAPWPANKDELIDYAIRAGAPLEVVENLQSIEDEGEIYESMEEIWPDYPTDEDYLWNEDEY, encoded by the coding sequence ATGTATTGGACATTAGAATTAGCATCGTATTTAAGTGATGCGCCGTGGCCTGCTAACAAAGACGAACTTATTGACTACGCTATTAGAGCTGGTGCTCCTTTAGAAGTAGTAGAAAACCTTCAATCAATTGAAGACGAAGGTGAGATATATGAATCAATGGAAGAAATTTGGCCAGATTATCCTACAGACGAAGATTACCTTTGGAACGAGGATGAATATTAA
- a CDS encoding 3'-5' exonuclease, translating to MELKLNRPICFFDLETTGIDIGKDRIVEISIFKVFPNGNKESKTWLVNPTIPIPPQSTAVHGIDDAKVANEPTFAQLASQIHNMIKDSDLAGYNSDRFDIPLLAEEMLRVGVDFDMKNRVSVDVQTVFHKMEERTLSAALKFYCGKSLDNAHSAEADTMATYEILKAQLDRYPELENDIKTLSEFTTRKKIADFAGMIAFDSDGEEIFTFGKHKGAKVEKVLETEPGYFSWIQNADFPLYTKKVLTAIKLRKLNTK from the coding sequence ATGGAACTTAAACTCAATAGACCAATTTGTTTTTTCGATTTAGAAACCACCGGAATTGACATTGGAAAAGATAGAATTGTAGAAATTTCAATTTTCAAAGTCTTTCCGAATGGGAATAAAGAAAGTAAAACATGGTTGGTGAATCCTACAATTCCAATTCCACCACAATCTACAGCAGTTCACGGGATTGATGATGCTAAAGTAGCTAACGAGCCTACCTTTGCGCAATTAGCCAGCCAAATTCACAATATGATTAAAGATAGTGATTTGGCAGGGTACAATTCAGATCGTTTTGATATTCCTTTGTTGGCCGAAGAAATGTTGCGTGTTGGAGTTGATTTTGATATGAAAAACAGGGTGTCAGTTGATGTGCAAACCGTTTTTCATAAGATGGAAGAACGTACCTTGAGTGCAGCACTCAAGTTTTATTGTGGTAAAAGTCTTGACAATGCTCATTCTGCTGAAGCAGACACGATGGCAACTTACGAGATATTAAAAGCACAATTGGATCGTTATCCTGAATTGGAAAATGATATAAAAACGCTTTCTGAATTTACTACTCGAAAAAAGATTGCCGATTTTGCAGGAATGATTGCTTTTGATTCGGATGGTGAAGAAATTTTCACTTTTGGAAAACACAAAGGAGCGAAAGTAGAAAAGGTATTGGAAACAGAACCAGGTTATTTCAGTTGGATTCAAAATGCTGATTTTCCTTTGTATACTAAAAAAGTATTGACTGCTATCAAATTGAGAAAATTAAATACTAAATAG
- a CDS encoding lipocalin family protein, with the protein MKNLVKVILFSFLLVSCKQQIQSTDIPKINGYWEIEKVVFYQGEDKEYGANQNYDYFQIDKNNQGIRKKVAPQLDGTFLVDDTYEKVSVRFKDDKAYLDYVTPYMKYTEEIVALTADELVVLNSQKKEYHYKKATAINILGDGKKAK; encoded by the coding sequence ATGAAGAATTTAGTTAAAGTAATATTGTTTTCATTTCTTTTGGTGAGCTGTAAGCAGCAAATACAATCTACGGATATTCCTAAAATTAACGGCTATTGGGAAATTGAAAAAGTAGTTTTTTATCAAGGCGAAGACAAAGAATATGGTGCCAATCAAAATTATGATTATTTCCAAATAGATAAAAATAATCAAGGAATCCGAAAAAAAGTAGCTCCTCAATTAGATGGCACTTTTTTAGTAGATGATACCTATGAAAAAGTTAGCGTTCGTTTTAAAGACGACAAAGCTTATTTGGATTATGTAACACCTTATATGAAATATACCGAAGAGATTGTTGCTTTGACAGCAGATGAATTGGTGGTGTTGAATTCACAAAAAAAAGAATACCATTACAAGAAAGCAACGGCTATAAATATTTTGGGTGATGGCAAAAAGGCTAAGTAA
- a CDS encoding DUF721 domain-containing protein, giving the protein MAKRLSNQSTVGDVLKQIIQVNKLQSGMDQMDVKGAWQNLMGNGVNSYTKNIALRGSTLYVELTSSVLREELSHGKSKIIAMINEELQREVIKDVVLR; this is encoded by the coding sequence ATGGCAAAAAGGCTAAGTAATCAAAGTACAGTTGGTGATGTTTTAAAGCAAATTATTCAAGTGAATAAATTGCAGTCTGGAATGGATCAGATGGATGTCAAAGGGGCGTGGCAAAACCTAATGGGGAATGGCGTTAATAGTTACACTAAAAATATTGCCTTGCGAGGCAGTACTTTGTACGTTGAGTTAACTTCCTCAGTTTTACGTGAAGAATTAAGTCATGGCAAATCTAAAATTATTGCGATGATAAATGAGGAATTGCAACGAGAAGTGATTAAGGATGTAGTGTTACGATAG
- the ftsY gene encoding signal recognition particle-docking protein FtsY has translation MSFFKRIFSSEKKDESLNEQEKQSLDKGLEKSKTTFFSKLSKAVAGKSKVDDEVLDNLEDILISSDVGVNTTLKVIQRIEARVASDKYLGVGELNQILREEIAGLLSETNSAEATEFVTPIPTKPYVLMVVGVNGVGKTTTIGKLAYQFKKAGHKVVLGAADTFRAAAIDQLQIWADRVGVPIVRQNMGSDPASVAFDTLQSAVAQDADVVIIDTAGRLHNKVNLMNELTKVKRVMQKVVGDAPHDVLLVLDGSTGQNAFEQAKQFTAATEVTSLAVTKLDGTAKGGVVIGISDQFQIPVKYIGVGEGIEDLQVFNKFEFVDSFFK, from the coding sequence ATGAGTTTTTTCAAAAGAATATTTTCTTCCGAGAAAAAGGACGAAAGTCTTAACGAACAGGAGAAGCAATCCTTAGACAAAGGTCTTGAAAAGTCAAAAACTACTTTTTTTTCCAAGTTATCCAAAGCGGTAGCGGGTAAATCAAAAGTAGATGATGAAGTTTTAGATAATTTAGAAGATATCCTTATTTCTTCTGATGTGGGTGTGAATACTACGTTAAAAGTAATACAACGTATCGAAGCTCGTGTGGCTTCAGATAAGTATTTGGGTGTGGGCGAATTGAATCAAATTCTTCGTGAAGAAATAGCAGGTTTGCTTTCTGAAACGAATTCAGCTGAGGCTACAGAATTTGTTACTCCAATACCAACTAAGCCTTATGTTTTAATGGTAGTGGGTGTGAATGGAGTAGGGAAAACGACTACCATTGGAAAATTAGCTTACCAATTCAAAAAAGCAGGTCATAAGGTAGTGTTAGGTGCAGCAGATACTTTTCGTGCCGCAGCCATTGACCAATTGCAAATTTGGGCTGATCGAGTTGGGGTGCCAATTGTAAGACAAAATATGGGAAGTGACCCCGCTTCGGTAGCATTTGATACGTTGCAGTCAGCAGTGGCACAAGATGCAGATGTCGTTATAATTGATACAGCAGGACGTTTGCATAATAAAGTGAATTTGATGAACGAATTGACCAAAGTAAAACGTGTTATGCAAAAAGTAGTAGGAGATGCTCCACACGATGTTTTATTAGTTTTGGACGGTTCTACAGGTCAGAATGCTTTTGAACAAGCCAAACAATTCACAGCTGCTACTGAAGTAACTTCTCTAGCAGTAACCAAATTAGACGGAACAGCCAAAGGTGGTGTTGTTATTGGAATCTCTGATCAATTTCAAATTCCAGTAAAATATATTGGAGTAGGAGAAGGAATCGAAGATTTACAAGTGTTCAATAAATTCGAGTTTGTAGATAGTTTTTTTAAATAA
- a CDS encoding DUF4295 domain-containing protein codes for MAKKTVASLQTASKRLSKAIKMVKSPKTGAYTFVESIMAPEAVDEFLKKK; via the coding sequence ATGGCAAAGAAAACCGTAGCATCGTTACAAACAGCTTCTAAGAGATTATCAAAAGCCATCAAAATGGTAAAATCTCCAAAAACTGGTGCATATACATTCGTTGAATCTATTATGGCTCCTGAAGCAGTTGATGAATTCTTGAAAAAGAAATAA